Proteins from a single region of Chanodichthys erythropterus isolate Z2021 chromosome 13, ASM2448905v1, whole genome shotgun sequence:
- the naaladl1 gene encoding aminopeptidase NAALADL1 — translation MLKEVLLGLLAGAGVFTVGILLGHFAIDKGSSLPEWARDASRDVDESIIEKFLAELDTNEIKENLRELTKVPHMATTPGDEATVDFMLKRWQDPKTGLDSAWREDYKVYLSFPNKTNPNKVSVVDPENGVLFTAREKEKAYKPEQEDPEVVQPYAAYSPAGNVKGKLVYANQGKMSDYELLNQTLDLTGCIAITRYGGEGRSKKAINAAKFGIVGVLVYTEPYDINDGLVSESETYPHSWYLPPSGVERGSYNIDFGDLLTPYLAAKDDTYRRPKEEITGIPPIPAQPIGFEDAERLICELDGDNVPDGWQGSLNCTYKLGGPGFKPTSPFNNSNVHLDIYNTERLENSANVMGVIRGSVEPDRYVIYGNHRDSWVHGAIDPSSGTAVMLEITRVLGKMVKEGKWRPRRSIIFGSWGAEEFGLIGSAEYTEEYFSKLSERTVAYINVDISVFANATLRASASPAAQSVLFTASKQVNAPGTTKSVYDNWIQYFNRTSPNYGIIPNVGFLTGAGSDYAAFMHYLGVTSMDISYNYDRSKTRARIYPAYHTAYDTFDYASTHIDPGFTSHQAVARTAGNVLVRLADSLLLPFNCSDYAESLEQYLSQAVTAFEGKLAANGVSMESLKKAVQLFRETATKLDRLIRDSDFAKETPLKARRINDQLMLLDRAFLDPLAFPEKYAFRHVIWASRSSSVPTFPGLADAVEQAERTGLKEDWDQAHKHLSIVTQAIAGAAHTLDDVI, via the exons ATGCTTAAGGAGGTGTTGTTGGGTCTCCTCGCAGGAGCAGGGGTTTTTACTGTAGGGATTCTGCTGGGACACTTCGCCATTGACAAGGGCAGTTCGTTGCCAGAGTGGGCCCGGGATGCATCTCGTGATGTTGATGAAAGTATCATTGAGAAATTCCTTGCAGAATTGGACACCAATGAAATTAAAGAGAACCTCAG GGAGCTGACTAAGGTTCCCCACATGGCCACCACACCTGGAGATGAAGCAACTGTAGATTTTATGCTGAAGAGATGGCAGGACCCCAAAACAGGCTTGGACAGTGCATGGAGAGAGGACTACAAGGTGTATCTGTCATTCCCTAACAAAACAAACCCCAACAAAGTCTCTGTTG TTGATCCAGAAAACGGAGTCCTGTTTACggcaagagagaaagagaaagcatACAAACCAGAGCAGGAGGACCCAGAGGTGGTCCAGCCTTACGCAGCATATTCCCCTGCAGGAAATGTCAAG GGAAAACTTGTCTATGCAAACCAAGGTAAAATGAGTGACTATGAGCTGTTAAACCAAACACTGGATCTGACGGGATGCATCGCCATCACCAGATACGGAGGAGAAGGGAGATCGAAAAAA GCTATAAATGCAGCCAAGTTTGGAATTGTTGGGGTGCTGGTCTATACTGAGCCATATGACATTAATGATGGCCTGGTGTCAGAAAGTGAAACCTACCCTCACTCCTGGTATCTGCCACCCTCTGGCGTCGAGCGAGGCTCGTACAACATTGACTTTGGAGACTTGTTAACACCTTACCTAGCTGCAAAAG ATGATACCTACAGAAGACCAAAAGAAGAAATAACGGGTATTCCACCAATTCCAGCACAGCCAATAGGGTTTGAGGATGCTGAAAGATTAATCTG TGAGCTTGATGGGGACAATGTCCCTGATGGATGGCAAGGCTCACTGAACTGCACATACAAACTTGGTGGGCCAGGGTTCAAACCCACATCTCCCTTCAACAACAG CAATGTACACTTGGACATTTATAACACAGAGAGGCTGGAAAATTCAGCGAATGTTATGGGAGTAATCCGAGGCAgtgtggagccag ACAGATATGTCATCTATGGGAACCACAGAGACAGCTGGGTGCACGGAGCCATCGACCCCAGCAGCGGCACAGCAGTGATGCTAGAGATCACCAGAGTGCTGGGGAAGATGGTGAAGGAAG GGAAATGGAGACCTCGGCGGTCCATTATCTTTGGCAGTTGGGGAGCTGAAGAATTTGGCCTTATTGGATCTGCAGAATACACAGAG GAGTACTTCAGTAAGCTGAGTGAACGCACTGTGGCGTACATCAACGTGGACATCTCAGTGTTTG CGAATGCCACTCTCAGGGCTTCTGCTTCTCCAGCAGCACAGAGTGTGCTTTTTACTGCCTCCAAACAG GTAAATGCACCTGGAACAACCAAATCAGTCTATGATAACTGGATACAATATTTCAACAGAACCAGTCCAAATTATGGGATTATACCAAA TGTGGGCTTCTTGACAGGAGCAGGAAGTGATTATGCTGCTTTTATGCACTATCTTGGAGTAACTTCTATGGACATTTCCTATAATTATGATCGG AGCAAAACAAGAGCGCGCATCTACCCAGCCTACCACACCGCTTATGACACCTTTGACTATGCATCTACGCACATTGATCCAG GTTTCACAAGTCACCAGGCAGTTGCCAGGACAGCTGGGAATGTGCTGGTGCGATTGGCTGACAGTCTTCTGTTGCCTTTTAACTGCAGTGACTATGCAGAAAGTCTGGAGCAGTACCTCAGTCAGGCGGTTACAGCATTTGAGGGAAAACTTGCGGCTAATGGAGTCTCTATGG AATCCTTGAAGAAAGCTGTGCAGTTATTCCGAGAGACAGCCACCAAACTGGACCGTTTGATCAGGGATTCAGATTTTGCAAAAGAAAC GCCTCTGAAGGCTCGCAGAATTAATGACCAGCTCATGCTGCTGGACAGGGCTTTTCTTGACCCATTAGCGTTCCCAGAAAAATATGCTTTCAG GCACGTGATATGGGCATCGAGGTCATCGAGTGTGCCCACCTTCCCCGGCCTGGCAGATGCAGTAGAACAGGCTGAGCGCACCGGGCTGAAGGAAGACTGGGATCAGGCTCATAAACACTTATCCATCGTCACACAGGCCATCGCAGGAGCTGCACACACACTGGATGATGTGATTTAA
- the erap1b gene encoding endoplasmic reticulum aminopeptidase 1b: MSRFALLVNLITLPIIHIWAAVTQEPTTLPVSSNGEPFPWDKMRLPDTVSPLHYHLLIHPNLTSLDFTGLAQIQIEVHQDTKFIILHSKDLQISNARLLGSDMNLLQPLKVLEYPYFQQIALISDNALLKRGHLYSVELRFAANLSESFHGFYKSTYRTTKGDVRVVASTQFEPTSARAAFPCFDEPAFKANFSMRIRREAKHIALSNMPKLRTLELPGGLFEDQFDVSVKMSTYLVAFIVSDFLSISKTSQHGVQISVYAVPEKIDQTEFALDAAVKLLDFYDDYFDIPYPLPKQDLAAIPDFQSGAMENWGLTTYRESALLFDPHKSSASDKLGITMVIAHELAHQWFGNLVTMQWWNDLWLNEGFAKFMEFVSVNITNPELQVEDYFLGKCFEAMEVDSLSSSHPVSTPVENPAQIQEMFDDVSYDKGACILNMLREFLSPEAFKLGIVRYLKRYSYQNTVNSNLWESLTNVCDSDGLDEGRLKGDESCRRSVSDSGASKWHSEDELDVKAMMETWTLQEGFPLITVEVKGHEVRLSQERYLKSDDLSQTSSFLWHVPLTYITSDSTTVHRFLLKTKTDVLYLPEEVDWIKFNVDMSGYYIVHYEGSGWDDLIRLLKYNHTALSSNDRASLINNAFQLVSVGKLPLDKALDLTLYLSKETEIMPVTQGFSELVPLYKLMEKRDMVELENQMKGYILQLFRKLIDQQSWTDDGSVSQRMLRSYLLLFGCVRGHPPCVSTASQLFNKWRDSDGNMSLPNDVTMAVFSVGARTEDGWEFLFEKYKESMYISMKSRIKSALTTSPLDHKLKWMMEQSLVGEVMKTQDLPYVVTSVSKNPKAYKHAWDFLKANWDSLIKKFDLGSHSIAHMVVGVTNQYSTREMLAEVRSFFSSLRAETGAELRCIQQALENIEENIRWMDKNLPLLKAWLHRQYDQHKNIEL; encoded by the exons ATGAGTCGCTTTGCTCTGCTTGTGAATCTAATTACCCTTCCCATCATTCACATATGGGCTGCAGTCACTCAAGAGCCCACTACATTACCTGTATCAAGCAATGGAGAACCATTCCCATGGGACAAAATGAGACTTCCAGACACAGTATCTCCCCTTCATTATCATCTCCTTATCCACCCCAACCTCACAAGTTTAGACTTTACTGGATTGGCGCAGATCCAAATTGAGGTGCATCAAGACACCAAGTTTATAATACTGCACAGCAAGGATCTTCAGATCTCCAATGCAAGGTTGCTAGGTTCAGATATGAATCTGCTTCAGCCCTTAAAGGTGCTAGAGTACCCATACTTCCAGCAGATTGCACTTATATCTGATAACGCGCTGCTAAAGAGAGGCCATTTATATTCAGTTGAACTGCGGTTTGCTGCCAACCTCTCTGAGAGCTTTCATggattttacaaaagcacatatCGCACCACCAAGGGAGACGTCAG GGTTGTGGCTTCCACACAGTTTGAGCCGACTAGTGCACGAGCAGCCTTTCCCTGCTTTGATGAACCTGCCTTCAAAGCAAACTTTTCCATGCGGATTCGCAGAGAAGCAAAGCATATTGCCCTCTCAAACATGCCTAAG CTGAGAACATTAGAGCTGCCAGGCGGCCTGTTTGAGGATCAGTTTGATGTGAGTGTAAAGATGAGCACATACCTGGTGGCCTTCATCGTCTCTGACTTTCTCTCTATCAGCAAGACCAGTCAGCATGGAGTCCAG ATTTCGGTGTATGCTGTGCCAGAGAAGATCGACCAGACAGAGTTTGCTCTGGATGCTGCAGTGAAGCTGCTTGACTTCTATGATGACTACTTTGACATTCCTTACCCTTTGCCCAAACAGG ATCTTGCTGCTATCCCAGACTTCCAGTCTGGAGCAATGGAGAACTGGGGTCTGACCACCTACCGGGAATCAGCCCTTCTTTTCGACCCCCACAAGTCTTCTGCTTCTGACAAACTGGGCATCACAATGGTCATCGCTCACGAACTGGCCCATCAG TGGTTCGGTAACCTGGTCACCATGCAGTGGTGGAATGATCTGTGGCTGAACGAAGGTTTTGCCAAGTTCATGGAGTTTGTGTCTGTTAACATCACCAATCCTGAACTGCAAGTT GAGGATTATTTCCTGGGGAAGTGTTTTGAGGCCATGGAGGTGGACTCCTTAAGCTCGTCTCACCCTGTGTCCACGCCGGTGGAGAACCCTGCTCAGATACAGGAAATGTTTGACGATGTTTCCTATGACAAG GGTGCTTGTATTCTGAACATGCTGAGAGAGTTTCTGTCCCCAGAGGCCTTTAAATTGGGCATTGTGAGATACCTGAAACGCTACAGTTACCAGAACACGGTCAATAGTAACTTGTGGGAAAGTCTGACCAAT GTTTGTGACTCTGATGGTCTGGATGAGGGCAGACTGAAGGGTGATGAGTCTTGCCGGCGCTCAGTCTCAGACTCTGGAGCTTCT AAATGGCACTCGGAGGATGAGCTGGATGTTAAGGCTATGATGGAAACATGGACATTGCAGGAGGGCTTTCCACTCATTACAGTGGAGGTCAAAGGTCACGAAGTCAGACTAAGTCAGGAGCGTTACCTCAAGAGTGATGACCTTTCACAAACATCAAG CTTCCTGTGGCACGTTCCATTGACTTACATTACCAGTGACTCAACAACAGTGCACCGCTTCCTGCTGAAGACCAAAACAG ATGTGCTGTATCTGCCGGAGGAGGTGGACTGGATCAAGTTTAATGTGGACATGAGTGGATATTACATCGTGCACTATGAGGGCTCTGGCTGGGATGACCTCATCAGGCTGCTCAAATACAATCACACGGCGCTCAGCAGCAATGACCGGGCCAGCCTCATCAACAACGCCTTCCAGCTGGTCAG TGTTGGTAAGCTTCCTCTGGATAAGGCTTTAGACCTGACCCTGTATCTAAGCAAAGAAACTGAGATTATGCCAGTGACACAGGGCTTCAGTGAGCTTGTGCCTCTGTACAAACTGATGGAGAAAAGAGACATGGTGGAGCTGGAAAACCAGATGAAG GGCTACATACTGCAGCTGTTCAGGAAGCTCATAGACCAGCAGTCGTGGACTGATGATGGCTCTGTGTCTCAGAGGATGCTGCGGAGCTACCTCCTCCTGTTCGGCTGTGTGCGGGGTCATCCACCCTGTGTCAGCACCGCCAGCCAGCTCTTCAACAAGTGGAGGGACTCAGATGGGAATATGAG TCTTCCCAATGACGTTACTATGGCTGTGTTTTCTGTTGGTGCCCGGACTGAGGATGGTTGGGAATTTCTGTTTGAGAAGTACAAGGAGTCCATGTACATCTCGATGAAGAGCAGGATCAAGAGTGCCCTCACTACCAGCCCTCTTGATCACAAGTTAAAATG GATGATGGAGCAGAGTCTGGTGGGAGAGGTGATGAAGACTCAGGATCTGCCATATGTTGTAACGTCAGTCAGTAAAAATCCTAAGGCCTACAAACATGCATGGGACTTTTTAAAAGCTAACTGGGACTCCCTGATTAAGAA GTTTGATCTTGGCTCACACTCTATAGCGCACATGGTAGTAGGAGTGACCAACCAGTATTCCACCAGAGAAATGCTAGCTGAG GTTCGTAGTTTCTTCAGTTCCCTGAGGGCTGAAACTGGAGCAGAACTGAGGTGTATCCAGCAAGCCCTGGAGAACATTGAGGAGAACATTCGCTGGATGGACAAGAACCTCCCACTGCTGAAGGCCTGGCTGCACAGACAATATGACCAGCACAAAAATATCGAGCTGTGA
- the gtf2h2 gene encoding general transcription factor IIH subunit 2: MDEEPERTKRWEGGYERTWEVLKEDESGSLKATVEDILFQAKRKRVFESHGQVRLGMMRHLFVIIDSSRSMEDQDLKPNRLTSSLKLMEYFVEEYFDQNPISQIGIIATKNKRAEKLTDLAGNPKKHITALKKAVDSTCVGEPSLYNSLNMAMQTLKHMPAHTSKEILVIFSSLTTCDPANIYEIIKTLNGLKIRVSVIGLSAEVRVCTILTRETGGTYNVILDESHFKELLMQHVKPPPASSSSECSLIRMGFPQHVIASVSDQDAKPSFSMSHLDSTGEPALTLGGYYCPQCRAKYTELPVECKVCGLTLVSAPHLARSFHHLFPLDAFQETPLEEYEGEKFCEACQGELKDKSVFTCLACKKVFCVECDLFIHDTLHCCPGCMQTDRTS; the protein is encoded by the exons aTGGATGAAGAACCAGAGAGAACAAAACGATGGGAAGGAGGATACGAACGAACATG GGAGGTGCTGAAGGAGGATGAGTCTGGGTCTCTCAAAGCTACTGTGGAGGACATTCTTTTCCAGGCTAAGAGGAAAAG AGTGTTTGAGAGTCATGGACAAGTTCGGCTTGGGATG ATGCGGCACCTCTTTGTGATCATTGACTCATCTAGATCAATGGAAGATCAAGACCTGAAGCCCAACAGGCTGACCTCCAGCCTAAAG CTGATGGAGTACTTTGTGGAGGAATACTTTGACCAGAATCCAATCAGTCAG ATCGGGATCATTGCCACCAAGAACAAGAGGGCGGAGAAGCTCACTGATCTTGCAG GGAACCCTAAGAAGCATATCACAGCTCTGAAGAAAGCTGTGGACTCTACATGTGTTGGGGAACCATCCCTCTACAACTCCCTCAACATGGCTATGCAGACTCTGAA ACACATGCCTGCTCATACAAGCAAAGAGATCCTGGTTATTTTCAGCAGTCTCACTACCTGTGACCCAGCCAACATCTATGAAATTATCAAA ACTCTGAATGGTTTGAAAATCAGAGTGTCTGTGATCGGCCTGTCAGCAGAGGTTCGAGTGTGCACCATTCTCACAAGAGAAACTGGAG GAACATACAATGTGATACTGGATGAGAGTCATTTTAAAGAGCTGCTGATGCAGCATGTGAAGCCGCCTCCTGCCAGCTCCTCCTCAGAGTGCTCCCTCATTCGCATGG GTTTCCCTCAGCATGTCATAGCATCAGTGTCTGATCAAGATGCCAAACCCTCATTCAGCATGTC gCACCTAGACAGCACTGGTGAGCCAGCACTCACTCTCGGCGGTTACTACTGCCCACAGTGCAGAGCTAAATACACTGAGCTGCCAGTGGAGTGTAAAGTGTGTG GTCTGACTTTAGTTTCTGCTCCTCACTTGGCCCGTTCCTTCCACCACCTCTTCCCCCTGGACGCTTTCCAGGAGACCCCGCTGGAGGAGTATGAGGGAGAGAA GTTCTGTGAAGCTTGCCAAGGAGAGTTGAAAGACAAAAGT GTGTTTACTTGTCTAGCATGTAAAAAAGTGTTCTGCGTGGAGTGTGATCTCTTCATACATGACACACTGCACTGCTGTCCCGGCTGTATGCAGACCGACAGGACGTCCTGA
- the oclnb gene encoding occludin b isoform X2, with amino-acid sequence MPKKSSHPPPYRGRHHHRTSHRTPSYHPDEMLHFYRWTSPPGVMKILCIIIIIMCVAMFACVASTLAWDYDASSMGLGGLGMGFGGVGQGNVAGGMYGGGSYGGGLGGYGGGTYMDPKSGKGFIIAIAGITFITILIIFILVVSRQNASQSPSFYLASIIICAILAVLMLIATIVYLVAINPTAQSSGSMMYNQILQLCAQYQNQDQASGIFVNQYLYHYCVVEPEEAIAVVIGFLVAVGLIILLVFAVKTRGQIRRYGRERVLWYDVKTITDGLTSHGIGEWVNNVSGYPEAFVNDRNDKMSVAQPMVYSQKPVYLPSGSDLTSSLSGLKGKQRDYDTRSGDELDTDYEIEYPPIINEQERLEYKREFDRDHMEYKRLQAELDDINQGLADADRELDRLQEGSPQFLDAMVDYNRLKSLKKSAEYQMKKKKCKQLKSKLSLLKRRVSDYDHRQ; translated from the exons ATGCCGAAAAAATCAAGTCACCCTCCTCCATATAGAGGCAGACA TCACCACAGAACCTCCCATCGCACACCTTCTTACCACCCAGATGAAATGCTTCACTTTTACCGCTGGACATCACCCCCAGGTGTGATGAAGATTTtgtgcatcatcatcatcattatgtGTGTGGCTATGTTTGCCTGCGTGGCCTCCACACTGGCATGGGACTATGACGCAAGCAGCATGGGGCTTGGCGGTCTTGGCATGGGCTTTGGAGGCGTTGGTCAAGGCAACGTTGCCGGAGGAATGTATGGTGGAGGAAGTTACGGTGGGGGTCTCGGAGGCTATGGAGGAGGCACGTACATGGATCCGAAATCAGGCAAGGGCTTCATCATCGCAATTGCGGGAATCACCTTTATCACTATACTCATCATCTTCATCCTGGTGGTGTCGAGGCAAAACGCTTCACAGTCTCCCTCATTCTATCTGGCCTCCATCATTATTTGTGCCATCCTGGCTGTACTCATGCTCATTGCCACCATTGTGTACCTGGTCGCTATTAACCCCACTGCTCAGTCATCTGGATCCATGATGTATAATCAGATATTGCAGCTGTGTGCACAATACCAGAACCAAGATCAGGCCTCTGGGATCTTCGTCAATCAATATTTATACCACTACTGTGTAGTGGAGCCTGAAGAG GCTATTGCCGTTGTTATTGGATTTCTGGTGGCGGTTGGGTTGatcatcctacttgtgtttgcGGTGAAGACCCGAGGGCAGATCCGGCGGTACGGCAGGGAGCGCGTTCTGTGGTATGATGTGAAGACCATCACTGATGGCCTCACCTCTCATGGCATCGGAGAATGG GTGAATAATGTGTCTGGATATCCAGAGGCTTTTGTCAATGACCGCAATGACAAAATGAGTGTTGCACAGCCAATGGTTTACAGCCAGAAACCAGTTTACCTTCCAAG tGGTTCTGACTTGACAAGCTCTTTGAGTGGACTGAAGGGCAAACAAAGAGACTATGACACTAGATCTGGAGATGAGCTGGACACAGACTATGAAAT TGAGTATCCTCCCATCATTAATGAGCAGGAGAGGCTTGAGTACAAGAGAGAGTTTGACAGAGATCACATGGAGTATAAGCGTCTTCAGGCTGAGCTAGATGATATTAATCAGGGCTTGGCAGATGCAGATCGAGAGCTGGACAGATTACAGGAAGGCAGCCCACAGTTCCTG GATGCCATGGTTGATTACAACAGGCTCAAAAGTTTGAAGAAG TCTGCAGAATATcagatgaaaaagaaaaagtgtaAGCAGCTAAAGAGTAAACTCTCCCTCCTCAAAAGAAGGGTCAGCGACTATGACCACAGGCAATAA
- the oclnb gene encoding occludin b isoform X1, which translates to MPKKSSHPPPYRGRHHHRTSHRTPSYHPDEMLHFYRWTSPPGVMKILCIIIIIMCVAMFACVASTLAWDYDASSMGLGGLGMGFGGVGQGNVAGGMYGGGSYGGGLGGYGGGTYMDPKSGKGFIIAIAGITFITILIIFILVVSRQNASQSPSFYLASIIICAILAVLMLIATIVYLVAINPTAQSSGSMMYNQILQLCAQYQNQDQASGIFVNQYLYHYCVVEPEEAIAVVIGFLVAVGLIILLVFAVKTRGQIRRYGRERVLWYDVKTITDGLTSHGIGEWVNNVSGYPEAFVNDRNDKMSVAQPMVYSQKPVYLPSSGSDLTSSLSGLKGKQRDYDTRSGDELDTDYEIEYPPIINEQERLEYKREFDRDHMEYKRLQAELDDINQGLADADRELDRLQEGSPQFLDAMVDYNRLKSLKKSAEYQMKKKKCKQLKSKLSLLKRRVSDYDHRQ; encoded by the exons ATGCCGAAAAAATCAAGTCACCCTCCTCCATATAGAGGCAGACA TCACCACAGAACCTCCCATCGCACACCTTCTTACCACCCAGATGAAATGCTTCACTTTTACCGCTGGACATCACCCCCAGGTGTGATGAAGATTTtgtgcatcatcatcatcattatgtGTGTGGCTATGTTTGCCTGCGTGGCCTCCACACTGGCATGGGACTATGACGCAAGCAGCATGGGGCTTGGCGGTCTTGGCATGGGCTTTGGAGGCGTTGGTCAAGGCAACGTTGCCGGAGGAATGTATGGTGGAGGAAGTTACGGTGGGGGTCTCGGAGGCTATGGAGGAGGCACGTACATGGATCCGAAATCAGGCAAGGGCTTCATCATCGCAATTGCGGGAATCACCTTTATCACTATACTCATCATCTTCATCCTGGTGGTGTCGAGGCAAAACGCTTCACAGTCTCCCTCATTCTATCTGGCCTCCATCATTATTTGTGCCATCCTGGCTGTACTCATGCTCATTGCCACCATTGTGTACCTGGTCGCTATTAACCCCACTGCTCAGTCATCTGGATCCATGATGTATAATCAGATATTGCAGCTGTGTGCACAATACCAGAACCAAGATCAGGCCTCTGGGATCTTCGTCAATCAATATTTATACCACTACTGTGTAGTGGAGCCTGAAGAG GCTATTGCCGTTGTTATTGGATTTCTGGTGGCGGTTGGGTTGatcatcctacttgtgtttgcGGTGAAGACCCGAGGGCAGATCCGGCGGTACGGCAGGGAGCGCGTTCTGTGGTATGATGTGAAGACCATCACTGATGGCCTCACCTCTCATGGCATCGGAGAATGG GTGAATAATGTGTCTGGATATCCAGAGGCTTTTGTCAATGACCGCAATGACAAAATGAGTGTTGCACAGCCAATGGTTTACAGCCAGAAACCAGTTTACCTTCCAAG tagtGGTTCTGACTTGACAAGCTCTTTGAGTGGACTGAAGGGCAAACAAAGAGACTATGACACTAGATCTGGAGATGAGCTGGACACAGACTATGAAAT TGAGTATCCTCCCATCATTAATGAGCAGGAGAGGCTTGAGTACAAGAGAGAGTTTGACAGAGATCACATGGAGTATAAGCGTCTTCAGGCTGAGCTAGATGATATTAATCAGGGCTTGGCAGATGCAGATCGAGAGCTGGACAGATTACAGGAAGGCAGCCCACAGTTCCTG GATGCCATGGTTGATTACAACAGGCTCAAAAGTTTGAAGAAG TCTGCAGAATATcagatgaaaaagaaaaagtgtaAGCAGCTAAAGAGTAAACTCTCCCTCCTCAAAAGAAGGGTCAGCGACTATGACCACAGGCAATAA
- the marveld2b gene encoding MARVEL domain-containing protein 2b has protein sequence MSAGNGSASRFDRVREMPHYDQVPIGSMPWGQQVPYPLGGEVAASSYDSLPPPPPPLPENPPVGPDFYPSDVEDQVDDAMDIKPVRRFIPDSVKNFFRASGNQGSKKWTFPPPPPDVNTSSQGVPCSPPHSRAPSPTAPSSYLDPFGGSGGSYNSRKEQAMLLGEPLESVSGRSLQTAMTYSEKVEEYNQRYAYMKSWAGLLRILGCVELLLGAAVFACVCAYVHKDNEWFNMFGYSMQQVYGGMYGGTSMGGMYGGTGNSYSGPLTPFVIVVAGVAWIVTIILLVLGVTMYYRTILLDSSWWPITECVINVALGLLYLIGAIVYVRDTVRGGLCYYPHFNAGPNAGFCRTEAGQNAAIIFLFFNTLLYFVGAGVCLKLWRHEAARMRRERLGQDMKSAALPLNMIDAGSSVSVPIHTAPVMANPESFDGTPVAPVMMEPEILRGHIPAGHIPKPVVIADYVAKYPTIRSDEERERYKAVFNDQYAEYKELHAEVQVLTQKFDEMDNLMRNLPQQPSNPMEQERINSIIQEYKRKKADPTYLEKRERCEYLKNKLAHIKQKIQEYDKVMDWNDGYS, from the exons ATGTCAGCTGGAAACGGGTCAGCGTCCCGATTCGATCGGGTCAGAGAAATGCCTCACTACGATCAGGTGCCCATCGGCTCAATGCCATGGGGTCAGCAGGTTCCTTACCCTCTTGGCGGTGAAGTGGCAGCATCAAGCTATGACAGTttaccaccaccaccacctccACTCCCCGAAAACCCCCCTGTTGGCCCAGATTTCTACCCGAGTGATGTTGAAGACCAGGTGGATGATGCCATGGACATCAAACCCGTCCGACGCTTTATTCCTGACTCTGTGAAGAACTTCTTCAGAGCCAGTGGCAACCAAGGCAGCAAGAAATGGACCTTTCCTCCACCACCACCTGATGTGAACACCAGCTCCCAAGGCGTCCCGTGCTCCCCTCCACACTCACGTGCACCATCACCTACAGCCCCCAGCTCTTACCTAGACCCCTTCGGAGGGTCTGGAGGCAGCTACAATTCACGGAAGGAGCAGGCCATGTTATTAGGGGAGCCACTGGAATCGGTTTCTGGACGCTCTTTGCAGACGGCTATGACTTATAGTGAGAAGGTGGAGGAGTACAATCAGCGCTACGCGTACATGAAGTCCTGGGCTGGGCTTTTGCGCATTTTGGGATGCGTGGAGTTGCTTTTGGGGGCTGCTGTTTTCGCTTGCGTCTGTGCATACGTGCACAAGGATAATGAGTGGTTTAATATGTTTGGTTATTCGATGCAACAGGTGTATGGGGGAATGTATGGGGGAACATCAATGGGTGGGATGTATGGAGGAACTGGGAATTCCTACTCAGGACCCTTGACTCCTTTTGTCATTGTGGTGGCTGGAGTGGCCTGGATAGTGACTATCATTCTGTTAGTGTTAGGAGTGACCATGTATTATCGTACCATTCTACTCGACTCCAGCTGGTGGCCAATCACTGAGTGTGTGATAAACGTGGCATTAGGATTGCTCTATTTGATAGGTGCAATTGTGTATGTGCGAGACACAGTCCGTGGAGGTCTCTGCTATTATCCACACTTCAACGCTGGGCCCAATGCGGGGTTTTGCCGAACGGAGGCTGGGCAGAATGCTGCCATCATCTTCCTCTTTTTCAACACGCTGTTGTATTTCGTGGGAGCAGGCGTGTGTCTAAAGCTGTGGAGACATGAAGCTGCAAGGATGCGCAGAGAAAGACTGGGACAAGAT aTGAAATCAGCAGCGCTACCTCTCAATATG ATTGATGCTGGCTCAAGTGTTTCTGTGCCCATCCATACTGCTCCAGTAATGGCCAATCCAGAGTCATTTGATGGCACACCTGTCGCTCCAGTTATGATGGAACCAGAGATATTAAGGGGTCATATCCCTGCTGGCCACATCCCCAAACCTGTGGTCATTGCAGACTATGTGGC GAAATATCCCACAATCCGCTCTGACGAGGAGAGGGAGCGATACAAGGCTGTGTTTAATGATCAGTATGCCGAGTATAAAGAGCTTCACGCTGAGGTTCAGGTCTTAACGCAGAAGTTTGATGAAATGGATAATCTGATGAGGAATCTTCCTCAACAGCCTTCCAACCCAATG GAGCAAGAGAGAATCAACAGCATTATTCAAGAGTATAAGAGAAAAAAGGCT GACCCGACGTACCTggagaaaagagagagatgtgaatatctgaagaacaaaCTTGCTCACATAAAGCAGAAAATTCAGGAGTATGACAAAGTCATGGACTGGAATGATGGTTACAGCTAG